A region of Kribbella sp. NBC_01245 DNA encodes the following proteins:
- a CDS encoding ABC transporter permease: MGTDHLGRDVLSRLLHGGRPLLLTSLVAALAGTLAGTIAGLLAALTSAGRRWLDALLMRPLDAVAAVPPILLLLLCLTVLPNRTGLVLAVALTSAPLSARVARSAAAQVTGRAHVENAIARGESWAWLLGREILPLVAGPLLADLGIRFVAAVYLVAAAGFLGLSTSDSDWGLLIVEALPGAALQPWALLMPVAGVAFLAIAANLISDRVAHRSRGLLA; this comes from the coding sequence TTGGGTACGGATCACCTGGGCCGGGATGTGTTGTCGCGATTGCTGCATGGCGGTCGGCCGTTGCTGCTGACGAGTCTCGTGGCCGCGTTGGCCGGGACTCTCGCGGGCACCATCGCGGGATTGCTGGCGGCGTTGACCTCTGCCGGACGCCGTTGGCTCGACGCGCTGCTGATGCGACCACTCGACGCCGTGGCCGCCGTACCGCCGATCTTGCTGCTCCTGCTCTGCCTCACCGTCTTGCCGAATCGGACCGGGTTGGTGCTGGCCGTCGCTCTGACGAGTGCGCCTTTGTCGGCGCGCGTTGCCCGATCCGCCGCGGCTCAGGTCACTGGTCGCGCCCATGTGGAGAACGCGATCGCGCGTGGGGAAAGCTGGGCGTGGTTGCTTGGACGGGAGATCCTTCCGTTGGTAGCAGGGCCGTTGCTTGCCGATCTCGGCATCCGGTTCGTGGCCGCCGTTTATCTGGTCGCGGCAGCGGGATTCCTTGGCCTGAGTACGTCGGACTCGGATTGGGGTCTGCTCATCGTCGAGGCTTTGCCCGGCGCGGCCCTGCAACCGTGGGCCCTGCTGATGCCGGTCGCGGGCGTCGCCTTCCTGGCCATCGCGGCCAACCTCATCTCGGACCGTGTGGCCCATCGATCGCGGGGGTTGCTCGCATGA
- a CDS encoding ABC transporter permease, translating into MTAAHPVLRQIAGRLVTDVFLLAGLSFLVFVGVELLPGDPVTSRLGPTATPERIAAIRTELGLDRPVLVRYGDWLGGVSHGDLGRSSVGQPVSTLLSSRIGNSALLAGLAIACLVPLSLGLGVLAAWRRGRTTDRVISSGSLLLVSLPEFVVAGFLVLVLAVTLRLLPAVSLIPAGSSPLSRPEVLVLPVLSLLLVGLAYATRIIRAAAASTLRAPYVEFLRLSGRTEGEVIRTAVVPSVLPIAVQVWLMTGVSMVGGAVLVEKVFGYPGVGELLVTSVQTGDLPVVQALVLILGAATLAVLVLADLAVIALTPRLRTGGVG; encoded by the coding sequence GTGACGGCGGCCCATCCGGTCCTGCGGCAGATCGCGGGCCGGCTGGTGACCGACGTGTTCCTGCTCGCTGGACTGTCGTTCCTGGTCTTCGTCGGCGTCGAGCTGCTGCCGGGTGATCCGGTCACCAGCCGCCTCGGCCCGACGGCGACCCCCGAACGCATCGCCGCCATCCGCACCGAGCTCGGGCTCGACCGCCCGGTCCTGGTCCGGTACGGCGATTGGCTGGGCGGGGTGTCGCACGGCGATCTCGGCAGGTCCTCGGTCGGACAGCCAGTCAGCACCTTGCTCAGCAGCCGAATCGGCAACTCCGCCTTGCTCGCCGGTCTGGCAATCGCCTGCCTGGTCCCGTTGTCGCTCGGGCTTGGCGTGCTGGCGGCGTGGCGTCGGGGCCGGACCACCGACCGGGTCATCTCGTCGGGATCCCTGCTGCTGGTGTCGTTGCCCGAGTTCGTGGTGGCGGGATTCCTGGTGCTCGTGCTCGCCGTGACCCTTCGGCTCTTGCCTGCCGTTTCGCTGATCCCAGCGGGCTCCAGTCCATTGAGTAGACCCGAGGTGCTGGTCTTGCCGGTGCTGAGCCTGCTGCTTGTCGGATTGGCCTACGCGACGCGGATTATCCGCGCGGCCGCGGCATCCACGTTGCGCGCGCCGTACGTCGAGTTCCTGCGGTTGAGCGGGCGCACCGAGGGCGAGGTGATCCGTACGGCGGTGGTCCCGTCGGTGCTGCCGATCGCCGTACAGGTCTGGCTGATGACCGGCGTGAGCATGGTCGGCGGCGCGGTGCTGGTGGAGAAGGTGTTCGGCTATCCGGGGGTTGGCGAGCTGCTCGTCACGTCGGTGCAGACCGGGGATCTGCCGGTGGTGCAGGCGTTGGTGCTCATCCTCGGCGCTGCGACGCTCGCGGTGCTGGTGTTAGCGGATCTGGCGGTGATCGCGTTGACGCCGCGGCTCCGGACGGGCGGGGTGGGATGA
- a CDS encoding ABC transporter substrate-binding protein — MSLTRRELLLSAGLSAGAGVLLSGCNASEPGSAPVQASGSATPRQGGTLRAVFTGGGATESLDPFAGGAPVDLVRHDVVFDSLFTFRGNELAPALAKSATPAKDGRSFVLKLREGVVWHDGSKFTAQDVLASFKYMSAPQRPYPSELSAYFDFAAAKVVDELTLQVPTRQAVGDPALLLAAFPAKIVKSGVTATKAIGTGPYRVAAFAAGRETRLKKFDQYWDGPAFADEIVLASLTDPQAKVNAVLTGSADYTADIPYTSAKTGTNSPDLEIRTAGDLGRVGFGFVLNATRAPFRDPRARKAVRLGIDRQALVDSVLLGYGEPANDLFGAGSKYFSNREPLARNVDEARKLVKDAGIEGATVTFRTAEYEIGYNASTQLLAEQLKDIGITVKADVVGVPEFFDVKALGQTDGIVFSIGAIPLLVAYTRLAAYPTLGLPDNQLRGAVTTALASVDEKERQRAWVSVQDVMADRGNTVVWGLADTLSIARKNVAGVEVRGQAKYPYLGKAGLA, encoded by the coding sequence ATGTCGCTCACTCGACGTGAGCTGCTGCTGTCCGCTGGTTTGTCCGCGGGCGCCGGCGTGCTGCTGTCCGGATGTAACGCCTCCGAGCCAGGCAGCGCGCCCGTGCAGGCGAGCGGTTCCGCCACCCCGCGGCAGGGCGGCACGTTGCGGGCGGTGTTCACCGGCGGCGGTGCGACCGAATCGCTCGACCCGTTCGCGGGTGGCGCTCCGGTCGACCTGGTCCGCCATGACGTGGTGTTCGACTCGCTGTTCACCTTCCGGGGTAACGAGCTCGCGCCCGCGCTGGCGAAGTCGGCCACTCCGGCCAAGGACGGCCGCTCGTTCGTGCTGAAACTTCGCGAGGGTGTCGTCTGGCACGACGGCTCGAAGTTCACCGCGCAGGACGTGTTGGCGAGCTTCAAGTACATGTCCGCCCCGCAACGGCCGTACCCGAGCGAGCTCTCCGCGTACTTCGACTTCGCGGCAGCGAAGGTCGTCGACGAGCTGACGCTGCAGGTGCCGACCCGGCAGGCCGTGGGCGATCCCGCGCTGCTCCTGGCCGCCTTCCCGGCGAAAATCGTGAAGAGCGGAGTGACGGCGACCAAGGCGATCGGCACCGGGCCGTACCGGGTCGCCGCGTTCGCCGCTGGGCGGGAGACTCGGCTGAAGAAGTTCGACCAGTACTGGGATGGCCCGGCCTTCGCCGACGAAATCGTGCTGGCAAGCCTGACCGATCCCCAGGCCAAGGTGAACGCCGTACTGACCGGCTCGGCCGACTACACCGCCGACATCCCGTACACCTCGGCGAAAACCGGGACCAACAGCCCCGACCTGGAGATCCGGACCGCCGGGGATCTCGGCCGGGTCGGTTTCGGGTTCGTGCTGAACGCGACCCGGGCGCCGTTCCGCGATCCTCGCGCCCGCAAGGCCGTCCGGCTCGGCATCGACCGGCAGGCGCTGGTCGACAGCGTGCTGCTCGGGTACGGCGAACCGGCGAACGACCTTTTCGGGGCCGGTAGCAAGTACTTCTCCAACCGCGAGCCGCTCGCGCGCAACGTCGACGAGGCCCGCAAGCTGGTCAAGGACGCCGGGATCGAGGGCGCCACCGTCACCTTCCGGACGGCCGAGTACGAGATCGGCTACAACGCGTCGACCCAGCTCCTGGCCGAGCAGCTCAAGGACATCGGCATCACGGTCAAGGCCGACGTGGTCGGCGTGCCGGAGTTCTTCGACGTGAAGGCGCTCGGCCAGACCGACGGCATCGTCTTCTCGATCGGCGCCATCCCGCTGCTGGTCGCCTACACCCGACTTGCCGCCTATCCGACCCTCGGATTGCCGGACAACCAGCTGCGTGGCGCGGTCACGACGGCGCTCGCCTCGGTCGACGAGAAGGAACGGCAGCGCGCGTGGGTCTCGGTCCAGGACGTGATGGCCGATCGCGGTAACACCGTGGTCTGGGGTCTGGCCGACACCCTCAGCATCGCCCGGAAGAACGTGGCCGGAGTCGAGGTCCGCGGCCAGGCGAAATACCCGTATCTCGGCAAGGCCGGCCTGGCGTGA
- a CDS encoding thioesterase II family protein: MRLICLPHAGGAASFFSDWSAALPAEVEVQAVQYPGRGDRIADPCIESMDELAPALARAIRPLADRPIVLFGHSMGAAVAYEVTRLLQGWGIRPAHLFVSGRHSPGEVVPGEVHRRDDDGLVADLVRLGGTAPELLSSPEMRAFFLPAIRSDYRLAETYRWSPGAEPECPVTVLLGDADPEVTPAQAERWAEHAPGGIRIHQFRGDHFYLVPERAAVLDLVMSSSS, from the coding sequence ATGCGGCTCATCTGCCTGCCCCACGCCGGTGGGGCCGCGAGCTTCTTCTCCGATTGGTCTGCCGCGTTACCGGCTGAGGTCGAGGTCCAGGCCGTTCAGTACCCCGGCCGCGGCGACCGAATCGCCGACCCGTGTATCGAATCGATGGATGAGCTGGCACCGGCCCTCGCCCGGGCGATCCGCCCGCTGGCCGACCGGCCGATCGTGTTGTTCGGCCACAGCATGGGGGCCGCCGTCGCCTACGAGGTGACGAGGCTGCTGCAGGGCTGGGGGATTCGGCCCGCGCACCTTTTCGTCTCCGGCCGGCATTCGCCGGGTGAGGTCGTCCCCGGTGAGGTGCATCGTCGCGATGACGACGGCCTCGTCGCCGACCTGGTCCGGCTCGGAGGTACGGCGCCGGAGCTGCTGAGTTCGCCGGAGATGCGGGCGTTCTTCCTGCCCGCCATCCGGTCGGACTACCGGTTGGCCGAGACCTATCGCTGGTCACCCGGTGCCGAGCCGGAGTGTCCGGTGACCGTCTTGCTGGGGGATGCCGATCCGGAAGTGACGCCGGCCCAGGCCGAGCGCTGGGCCGAGCACGCGCCCGGGGGTATCCGGATCCACCAGTTCCGTGGGGACCACTTCTACCTGGTCCCCGAGCGCGCCGCCGTGCTCGATCTCGTCATGTCGTCGTCTTCTTGA